DNA sequence from the Peptococcaceae bacterium genome:
AAAAGGCGACCCCGGGACAGGTTGTGGCCAGCGCCAACACTTTGCCGGTCTTTGCCGACAAACGCCTGGTCCTGGTGAAAAACCCCGCTTTTTTAGCGCCGAAAAAGAAGGAAGGAGAAGAAGATACACATACCCGGCAGGAAGAAGCGCTGCTCAAATACCTGGCGGACCCTCTTGTTTCCACCTGCCTCGTTTTATGGGTTAAAGGCCCGGTGGATAAGCGGAAAAAGATTGTCAAGGTCCTGGAAAAGGCCGGAGCACTGGTGGAAATAAACGCTTTGAAAGGAGCGGACTTAAGCGGCTGGCTGAAAGAGGAAGCGAGGGGTCTGGGCAAGGTCATCGAACCCCCGGCCCTGGAATACATACTTTTTAACGGCGGTTCGGAGCTGCGCTTTTTGAAGGCGGAGCTGGAGAAAATGGCCCTGTATGCAGGCGAGGAGAAAAGGATCACCCTTGATATGGCCAAACAGCTTCTGACCAAAACGGGCGAAGCCAGTATTTTTGTGCTGGTGGACAGCATAGGACAAAAAAAAGGCGAATCCGCCCTGCTGGAGCTTAGAAGGCTCATGGAGGCCGGCGAGCCGCCCGTTAGAATTCTGTTTATGATTGCCCGCCATTTCAGGCTGCTTCTCCAGGCCAAGGAAATGGGACAAAAGGGTTTGAACGAAAAACAGGCTGCGGCGGCGCTTTCCACCCCTCCTTTTGTTGCCGGCAAGCTGCTGCGGCAGTCGGGGAACTTTTCTTTCCCCGAACTGGAAAACGCCATGCGGCATATCCTGGAAGGCGATGTCTTGATGAAAACGGGTTCGCCACCGCGCCAGGTACTGGAGAACCTGGTTTTGGAACTGGTGGGGATCAAATAGTATTGTTAGTCTACTCCTTATGCGGCCAAAGAGTTTATAATATCTACGCATTTCGAGGTGGTAGGTAAGATGAAATTGCTCGTAGCCTTGCTGGGTCTGACGGACTACGGGGAAGCCCTTTCTCTTCAGGAAAGGATTTTGAAACTAAGGCAGGACGGGGAAATCGAGGACACCCTGCTTCTTTTGGAACACCCGCCCACGCTGACCCTAGGGGTGAGGGGCAGTACAGACAATATAATCGCCGGCGAGGATTTCTTGCGTGAAAACGGGGTCAACATATACAGGGTGAACAGGGGCGGAGACGTGACCTACCACGGTCCCGGCCAGATTGTTGGCTATCCCATCCTGGATCTTACCGGTCACCGCAGGGATGTGAAGGAATTTTTCTGGAAAATCGAGGAGACGTTTATCCGGCTGCTGGAAGGAGAATACGCGATAAAAGCCGGAAGAGACAGCAAGTACCCGGGGGTCTGGGTCGGAAGCGAAAAAATAACGGCTATCGGCTGCGCCGTCAAACGCTGGGTGACCATGCACGGCTTTGCCTTTAACGTCAACACGGCGCTGGAGCACTTTCTCTGGATTAACCCCTGCGGCATCACCGACCGGGGAGTGACTTCCCTCCAAAAAATACTCGGTGCTCCCCAGGACATGGCCCGGGTGAACGAAGAAGTGATTCGATATTTCTGCGGCCAGTTTAACTTGCAGCCGGAAATGGTCGGCAGACAAGAAATATACTTGATGGCGGGGAGGGAACCGTGATGGTCCAGAAGAAGCCGGAGTGGCTTAGAATCAGGATGCAGGGGACGGAAGGACTGTTGGAAGTGAAAAGGATGCTGGACCGGCTTTCCCTGCACACTGTCTGCCAGGAGGCAAACTGCCCGAACATCATGGAGTGCTTCGGGAAGAAGACCGCCACTTTCATGATCTTAGGCAATACCTGCACGCGAAACTGCACCTTCTGCAACGTAACAAAAGGAGAGCCTGCGCCGCCCGACCCGGGAGAACCCTCGCGTGTCGCCCAGGCCGTGAAAGAACTCGGTTTGAAACATGCGGTGATCACTTCCGTGACCAGGGACGACCTGGCTGACGGAGGTGCGGGCCATTTTGCCGAGGTAATAAGAGAAATCAAAAAAACGGGCGAAGAAATAGTTATTGAGGTGCTTGTTCCCGACTTCAAGGGGAGCAGGGATGCCCTGTCCGTGGTGGTGGAAGCCGGGCCTCAGATCATCAACCACAACCTGGAAACGGTACCCCGGCTGTACCCGGAAGTCCGCCCGCGTGCCGATTACCGCCAGTCTCTGGAACTGTTGAGGAGGGTCAAAGAGATGGCGGCCAGCATCAGGACGAAATCGGGGATCATGCTGGGGCTCGGTGAAGAAAGGGATGAGGTGATCGGGGTTATGCGCGACCTGAGGGATGCGCGCTGCGACCTGCTGACGATTGGGCAGTACCTCGCTCCCTCGGAGCGTCACCACCCGGTGGTCGATTATGTTCACCCTGGGGTTTTTCAGGAATACAAGGAAATAGGTCTGAAGATGGGCTTTTCCTTCGTGGCTTCAGCTCCGCTTGTCAGGAGTTCGTACCATGCGGGGGAGGCCTACCGGGAATCGCTGGCCTGAGGCGGTTTATTAGCTGGCATGGTACAACAAAGATATGCTGGTATGCTCTAATGATATTATTCGAGTATTCGAGGCAGGTGATTACCCTGGAAGAATTCAGCAAGTTACGCCGGCAGTTGATGGACAGCAGGGAAAAACAGGAGCGGCCCCTTATATTCATCGGCATGGGGACCTGCGGACTGGCCGCGGGAGCGGAGGAGGTCCGGGCGGCAGCCGCCGCTTATCTCCGCGAAAAGTCCGTCGCTGCGGAAATCAAGCCGGTGGGCTGCATCGGCCTGGACGAGGAAGAAGTGCTTCTTGACGTGAAGCTTCCTGGAGAAGCGAGATTAAGTTACGGGAAAGTAACCCCGTCGATGGTCCCGCGGATCGTCGACGAACACGTGGCGGGCGGCAGTCCCGTCGCTGACTGGGTTTTAGGTACCGTTCCGGAAGAGGGGAATCCTTACCCGGAACTTGCTTTTTACAAGAAGCAGCGCCGCCATGTACTGGAAAGGTGCGGGTATATCAATCCCGAAAGGATTGAGGACTACCTGGGGGCCGGAGGTTACGGGGCCTTGTTAAAGGTCCTTGCCGGCATGTCAAAAGAGGAAGTCGTCGCGGCCGTTAAGCAGTCCGGGTTGAGGGGACGAGGCGGGGCCGGTTTTCCGACTGGCCTCAAATGGGAACTTACCGCCAGCGCCCGGGGCGAGAAAAAATACGTCGTCTGCAATGCCGACGAGGGCGACCCGGGAGCGTTTATGGACCGGGCGCTGCTGGAAGGAGACCCCCATTCCGTCCTGGAAGGGATGATGATCGGCGCTTACGCCCTCGGCGCCAGCGAGGGATACATATACGTCCGCGCGGAGTACCCGCTGGCCATCAAGCGCCTGCGTCTAGCCATAAACCAGGCTAAAAAGCACGGCCTGCTGGGAGAAAACATCCTGGGAACAGGCTTCAATTTCGATCTGAGAATAAAGGAAGGAGCCGGGGCTTTTGTCTGCGGCGAAGAGACGGCGCTGTTGAATTCCCTCGAAGGAAAACGGGGAATGCCCCGCCCGCGGCCGCCTTTCCCGGCGGAAAAAGGTCTCTGGGGGAGGCCGACAAATATCAACAACGTGGAAACCTGGGCCAACGTTCCCTTGGTTATTGGTCGAGGGCCCGGCTGGTTTAAGGAAACGGGCACGGAAAAAAGCAGGGGCACGAAAATTTTCGCCCTGACCGGCAAGGTTAGAAACACCGGCCTGGTGGAAGTGCCCATGGGAACGACGATCCGGGAAATTGTGGAAGACATCGGCGGCGGGGTCCCGGAAGGAAAGAAATGCAAGGGCGTCCAGATCGGCGGGCCGTCCGGGGGTTGCCTGCCGGAGGCGCTTTTCGATACGCCCGTGGATTACGATTCCCTGGCCCTGGCCGGTTCAATGATGGGTTCGGGGGGGCTTGTCGTTTTTGATGATTCAACCTGCATGGTGGAGTTTGCGCGCTTTTTTACCCGCTTTATGCGCCGGGAGTCGTGCGGAAAATGC
Encoded proteins:
- the lipB gene encoding lipoyl(octanoyl) transferase LipB, whose translation is MKLLVALLGLTDYGEALSLQERILKLRQDGEIEDTLLLLEHPPTLTLGVRGSTDNIIAGEDFLRENGVNIYRVNRGGDVTYHGPGQIVGYPILDLTGHRRDVKEFFWKIEETFIRLLEGEYAIKAGRDSKYPGVWVGSEKITAIGCAVKRWVTMHGFAFNVNTALEHFLWINPCGITDRGVTSLQKILGAPQDMARVNEEVIRYFCGQFNLQPEMVGRQEIYLMAGREP
- the holA gene encoding DNA polymerase III subunit delta, which codes for MQYQKLINSIERGVVAPVYLICGEEEYLQEQLVRRLKESLLGHETGAFNFDELDGEKATPGQVVASANTLPVFADKRLVLVKNPAFLAPKKKEGEEDTHTRQEEALLKYLADPLVSTCLVLWVKGPVDKRKKIVKVLEKAGALVEINALKGADLSGWLKEEARGLGKVIEPPALEYILFNGGSELRFLKAELEKMALYAGEEKRITLDMAKQLLTKTGEASIFVLVDSIGQKKGESALLELRRLMEAGEPPVRILFMIARHFRLLLQAKEMGQKGLNEKQAAAALSTPPFVAGKLLRQSGNFSFPELENAMRHILEGDVLMKTGSPPRQVLENLVLELVGIK
- the nuoF gene encoding NADH-quinone oxidoreductase subunit NuoF; this encodes MGTCGLAAGAEEVRAAAAAYLREKSVAAEIKPVGCIGLDEEEVLLDVKLPGEARLSYGKVTPSMVPRIVDEHVAGGSPVADWVLGTVPEEGNPYPELAFYKKQRRHVLERCGYINPERIEDYLGAGGYGALLKVLAGMSKEEVVAAVKQSGLRGRGGAGFPTGLKWELTASARGEKKYVVCNADEGDPGAFMDRALLEGDPHSVLEGMMIGAYALGASEGYIYVRAEYPLAIKRLRLAINQAKKHGLLGENILGTGFNFDLRIKEGAGAFVCGEETALLNSLEGKRGMPRPRPPFPAEKGLWGRPTNINNVETWANVPLVIGRGPGWFKETGTEKSRGTKIFALTGKVRNTGLVEVPMGTTIREIVEDIGGGVPEGKKCKGVQIGGPSGGCLPEALFDTPVDYDSLALAGSMMGSGGLVVFDDSTCMVEFARFFTRFMRRESCGKCTPCREGTQRLLEILDRIIAGEGSPGDLDRLEELGRTLKDASLCGLGQTAPNPILSTLRYFREEYEAHLRGECLAGACRLPGPEKRGDEAGKREAGFR
- the lipA gene encoding lipoyl synthase yields the protein MVQKKPEWLRIRMQGTEGLLEVKRMLDRLSLHTVCQEANCPNIMECFGKKTATFMILGNTCTRNCTFCNVTKGEPAPPDPGEPSRVAQAVKELGLKHAVITSVTRDDLADGGAGHFAEVIREIKKTGEEIVIEVLVPDFKGSRDALSVVVEAGPQIINHNLETVPRLYPEVRPRADYRQSLELLRRVKEMAASIRTKSGIMLGLGEERDEVIGVMRDLRDARCDLLTIGQYLAPSERHHPVVDYVHPGVFQEYKEIGLKMGFSFVASAPLVRSSYHAGEAYRESLA